The Sphingomonas naphthae nucleotide sequence ATGCGGCGTCCTTATCGGGTCGGGCGGATCGTTGCCAAGCCATTGCGGCGACATGGCGGCGGGATTGGGCAATATCTGCCCGCTGTGTCGCGGCCGTGCCGCTATTTCAGCCAGCCGGCGGCGCGATACCAGGCGGCGGCGTCCACCAGCCCGGCGCGCGTGTCGATTCGCGGTTGCCAGATTTCGGGCGCGGGGCGGGCGTGCGGGCCGGCGACCCAATCGGGATGGCTGTACATACGCACCCGATCCGGCGTGAGCTTGGCGCCCGCGCGGCGGAACAGGCCGTCGAGGAAAGCGGCGGCGCGCATCACCGCCATCGGCACCGCGATCGGCCGCACCGGCCGGCCGACCGCGGCGCCGATGGCCCGGGCGAAATCGGTGTGGCTCCAGCCGCCCTCGATCCCGTCATCGGGCTCGTAGGTCTGGTGGATCGTCTCGGGCCGATTGGGCAGATCGATCAGCAGGCGGCACAGATCCTCGGCCGCGATCACCGAGAGGCGCCCGCCCGGCGGCAGCAGGACGAAGCCGTGGCGCGCCATGCGGAAGAATTCGAGCGTCTCGCGATCGCCCGGCCCGTAGACGGCGGGCGGGCGGACGATGGTGAAATCCAGCCCGCCGGCCGCCGCCGCCAGCCGCACCCGCTGTTCGGAGACGAGCTTCGACCAGCCA carries:
- a CDS encoding NAD-dependent epimerase/dehydratase family protein → MAVLAITGGTGFVGGHLLRMARANGHEVRALTRREQPAQAGVAWVKGALDRPESLAELVAGADAVIHVAGVINAPDRAGFAQGNITGTETLLAAVKAAGVRRFIHVSSLSAREPDLSAYGWSKLVSEQRVRLAAAAGGLDFTIVRPPAVYGPGDRETLEFFRMARHGFVLLPPGGRLSVIAAEDLCRLLIDLPNRPETIHQTYEPDDGIEGGWSHTDFARAIGAAVGRPVRPIAVPMAVMRAAAFLDGLFRRAGAKLTPDRVRMYSHPDWVAGPHARPAPEIWQPRIDTRAGLVDAAAWYRAAGWLK